From Thermodesulfobacteriota bacterium, the proteins below share one genomic window:
- a CDS encoding DUF3135 domain-containing protein — MEHAEDFDFEEWSSLAVADPEAFEAKRQLAIEKVISSGAPEYRHRLRQLQWKVDAIRTASPNPMAACIRIYDLFSQHTFGPGGFLEILQQVSGGAWEHMGERPVRPLAAVLPLAPCRN, encoded by the coding sequence ATGGAACATGCCGAGGATTTCGATTTTGAGGAATGGTCGTCTCTGGCGGTGGCCGATCCCGAGGCCTTCGAGGCCAAGCGCCAGCTGGCCATCGAGAAGGTGATCAGCAGCGGCGCCCCGGAATACCGCCACCGGCTGCGGCAGCTCCAGTGGAAGGTGGATGCCATCCGGACGGCGTCCCCGAACCCCATGGCAGCCTGCATCCGGATCTACGATCTGTTCTCCCAGCACACCTTCGGCCCGGGTGGCTTTCTGGAGATCCTGCAGCAGGTGAGCGGTGGCGCATGGGAGCACATGGGAGAGCGACCAGTCCGACCCCTGGCAGCGGTGCTGCCCTTGGCGCCGTGTCGCAACTGA